Part of the Quercus lobata isolate SW786 chromosome 6, ValleyOak3.0 Primary Assembly, whole genome shotgun sequence genome, acacgatgaagatcatgaataTCCTTGGTCACAAAAGCCTAAGgtatacaaacacaacagcttcttcaaaagaaagatgaactagggcaaattctgtctccggtcacaatttgcatgaataaGGCTTTGCTCTACACTTGTGCAACTGTGCAACCTTTGatagcctttaaaataatccttatatatgtttagggttgtgaaaaaagaaagcctaaacacatactcacggattggatgcaaaacagaactgaaaatctgttttcataaatctcgacagataccctatctatcgagctagctgtcgagtttcgggtttcagcaactttttaaacttcgatagatgctagctgttaAGGTTTAAAAactagcacttcttcacttgttttttggacagacttgcatggctttaacacttaatcttgaaaccttgttctatgaagtattaaacacatcctagatctacccaattacaagtaaagtgtgttttgtcaaaggattaaccagttacataaaaatattgacatatgttcttaacatcaaatcacatatgttctAATAATCTCCACCTATGGCAATCTGTGATAAaactacaacaaacaaatgaacatatgagaaaaTTCATGAATCATTCAACTCATATTTacttgttaaatacaataaaatctatcctaacacaaactcttgaatttttttgcaagaagagagtttatggcaagtagactttgacaacatgtatttctgaaatactttaaacaaaactcatcatggcatcttagtgtgaaacagaaataatagattgaatacaataaataagaaacatgtgtataaagaaagaaaagaaacaacacatggaaaGATAGgtgaaaaacatacatcaacatatatatatatatatatatatatctcccaCAGACCTAAACCAATCTAAGGATTGGCACAACAAAGGGTACAAACTGACAAGCGCTAGCTCTAAACCACTATCACCTAAGACAAAACCCCTAACCTGCAAACAACGGCCACTAGGGGAACCTAAGAATGCTCCCAAACGAGCAAAGAAGAATGCAATAGAGGGAGAAGTATGCCTAATATCGGAGTAATCAACCATTAAACACAAGAAAAAGGAGGAAATAAAAAGtcctaaaaaggaaaaaggaacgGAAAAGGGGTGGAActgagaaagaggaagagacTGAGAAATCAAGGGAGCAAACGCGTATCAGAAAAAAGGAAAgtgaagagagaaggaaaacacaaaGATACTTAAAAGGTTACCTCAGAAAATGAAAAGGTGTGGAAAACCAAAGAGTTTCATCGGAGCGAAAACTCCTCAACTACTCTAGGTGTGACGTGTGGCTACAACACGCGCCACGCCGCCACTACGCAATAAATGCGGAAGGGGtggatcccaaaaaaaaaaaaaaaaaactttacataTTCCTATGGCCGTTCTCAAGTGGACGACCTCGGAATAGGGGGGCAACTGATAAGCCCAACATATTTTCCTAAGGAAAAGTACTCGTCCATAATGGTCAGCACTAGACGAAGGAAGACCATTAAACCCCAATCAATGGAGAAGGCGTTACACGCCAACAATAAGTATTCTTCCCATTGGGAGGAGCAAGATCCTCTCATTTAGACCCCTCAAAGGCGTTACAAATATTACATTGAAGACTGCCATCAAACACCCCCAACGACTATGATGAAGAGGcagatacatatatatatatatatatatatatgtacctCAAGACCTTGGGAGAGgtacaaaaaaattctcatcCCTATATTCTAATattctgatatatatatatatatatgtacctCAAGACCTTGGGAGAGgtacaaaaaaattctcatcCCTATATTCTAATATTCTGATATTAAgttctcttttctcttccaGTTTATCTGACTTAATCATCGGAGGCTTTGTGGCAAACACCACACCGGTGATCTTTTCTATTCTTCATTTATTCTTGCAGGATCCTGGACGGCTTTCCCTTTGGACGATCATTTAACTGACGATTTTGGCATCATTAAACATAATGCTAAAACTCAAAAAGGAATTCAAACTCAGCCTTATCAAAATAACAAGATTAAGTCTATCTTATCTGATTTGGTTTTGAAGACCAAAATATGATCTCGAGATCGAGATCAACATGGAAAAGATATCGAGACGATATAGCCTCAATCAACCATCAGAGTGTTTGAAATGACACAGTACACGTTGAGACTAAAATGTGGTCTTGAGCTTGAGCCTTTCCAACATGAACTCAATATCGAGATTCGAGACCGTGATTCATCAATTGACCACGTTGTAATTAAAGTATTAATACTCGTAATTAGCATAAGTCATACAGTAGTTTAGAAATTATATCACCTGTAAGTGGGTAATTATGCCACATGTAAATTTAATAATCATGCCAGGTAAATCTTATGGGAagttcttataaaaatttagaaacattttttagaagaaaaaagttagaaactttttttttttgaggaaaaaaaaaaagaaaaaaaaaaaggcacatcTCAATTCTTCATCTTTAACAGAAGTTATATGGTAggaaataaatgtaaaagacttaaaacttaaaaggcACATCACACTCCCctaaagagaaatgttatgttcataatatttcacaacactttttcaaCAAATCTTAAGAAGCAATTTATAACTGATGAGCAAGAATGTAATTTTagttgtgagtttaaattagaatctGTAAGGGCggattttggggcccaggcccagtgaGCAGGCGActctggcccaaaagaccctcaacaatgaatttgtagagagtgggtcgaagaactaggtcaAGACAGAGTGCACGTAATTGTCAGTAAGCTATGCAACCATGTAAACGTGGGAACATTTTATTAAGCTTCCAGGGAAAGCGGTTCATGAAACAACAACTTGAACTTTTCTTATagaacttctctctttttctctctcttttccttactttttgctTTCTGGCTTCCGATCCCCTGAtcatgggggttttcttctcttatatagcatccttcgaatgataatggccctacacttgttgatcatctgggcctctacttgagtgcctgtcccataagacatcatcctccttttctgtgagttgcactggccaagataatactgttctcctgtcctctccacattaatgcggctgaaaaagtagcttccttgcatttaatgcggcagttgtggttgccccccTGTGCATCCAGCAATTTCCTTCGATTTGGGACGATTTCCCACTATGTGAAGGGTTCGTGTTGGAGTCCCATTTGATGCGTCCGAGGAGacgttcctcctcggacgcctcTTAAACGGGCCTGGCCCGACCCAACAGGGTTGGGCTGGAAGCCCTCTGGCCATGTCCTCACTTCTTGTCATGATTGGGCCCTGCATGGGTGCCAAGGCCCACTGTTGACCGGTAAACTTTACCCCCatagaatcaataacaatttatcgcttaaaatttgttataaaaatgttgcgGATGTAGTACTTCTCTTTAGttctaattatatttaaatttatattttttttaattcctaaaaaacttaaaagtaaTTGATTTTAGTTCTTAACAAACTTAAAACAATCACTTTTAGTCCCAATGGAGTGatgatgtttatatttttagtttaattacGTCATTTAATGAACTAATCACTTTGAGTTTCATACTAATGCTACTTTCACAATATTTCACGATGAATCCTAGTTTGCATGGTACGTTGAAAAGTGATGTCAATGATGAACTTAACATTTCACAGTGTTTATGCACCTAATTTATAGAGTAATTTATAAAAACGAAAGAATTTTTGCTTAAATCAATTTACATTTATCATAGTAAAGAATCATTATACAATACACTTTTTTTAACTTAGTCTTAACCATTAatctattattataaaatatatattaaataaatcaaCGTCCTATATTAATGGTAAaaacatatgtatatatgatatataataaataaataaaggaggGAGAAAGCGATAGCATGTGTGCATAAATTTTCTCCCTAAAATGAATGAGACTATATTATGAGAGACTATGACTATTCAATATTCATAATTCACTAGCaaataagattttatattttaccaTGATGGCTCAAGCCGGATAATCGAATGGTAGAGGAGATACAAAAGAAGAATTCATTAGATCAGGGTGTACATAACCATAGTTGCGAAGCACCTGATTGTCCGCGAAATTCAAAGCCCTTTGCATTTCAACCCAACACGTGTCCCCAACATACATAGGATTATTGTTACCGTTACATTGGTGACACCCAGTGAAATGCGTGACAAAGGGCCTCCGTTACATTGGTGACACCCAGTGAAATGCGTGACAAAGGGCCTCCTCCCCCTCCTCCTCCACTTATATCCAGCGTCTTCCAGATATGGCTCCCTCAACTTAGCATAATACTCGCTCAGTTTCTCCGCGTGTCTTCTCCTTAAAGTGGGCCCCAATATCTCAACCTCTTTGTACCCCTCGGTGATCTTCTCATATGTTTTCACTATCTCTACCCAATACCCTTGGAAGTAGTACTCGCTCTCTATGTAAGTCTTGTTCCCCCATTTGTCTTTATACTTAAATAGCAAATAAATCAAAGCCGACTGGTCATCTGAATGAGGGTTTGTCTTGTCTTTAAATGTGGATAATTGGATCTGGCCCCATTTCTCGTAGTTTGGGCTATTTGGGCCCATTTCAGCCCAATCATTCACCAAGTCCATGGACCATTGACAATTCCTAATCATGAACACTCCAGCATTAAGGCTCTTACCACTCTTATTTCCTTTGTCCTCGTAGACCAAATTGGGCCAGCCATAAACAACCAGATTATGGTCCTTATACCTGTCCAGtgaacaagtaaaaaaaagtaagttaaTTCaagtagagagaaagagaaaaaagaaaaagaaaaagagtaataataacattattaggaataataaaaatagatatagtTGACCCTAAACTCATAGCCCACCCCAAAAACAATATTGTTGTACCTGTCTAATGGAACCTTAAATTCCATATCAGTGAACACCGCGTCGGAATCAATCCACCAAATCCATTCAACCTCTGGGTGGGCTAGCATGGCGGCCCGGACTACCGGAAATTTGGCCCAATAAGTGTCCATCTTGGGGTGCAAGTAAGCGTTGTTGTAGAAAATATCGTAGCCGTGGATTCGACAATAGTCAACCTTGTTCTTGAAAAGCCTTAACAACAAATGATCACCGATTGGGTTCTCACAAGGCAACGGTTGTGATCCCGTGACAACTAGGATGCGATCACGTGCTCCTGTAGCAAATGATGGGTGTTGCTTCAGCCAATCAGTTCTCTTCTCGTCCCAATTCTTCATTGGTTTCTCAATCGAGTAGCTCAATCCAGGGTcgtcataaaatgatttctcAAGTGGGTCGCATGGTTCATGTGCAGCGCAATTTGGTGAACCAACAACAACCCCATCTGGTTCAAGTTTAGgttcatttttgggtttggtgAAAGAAGAGTGAATGATAGGGATGGGGTTATAGAAGGACGATAAGGTCcaaaggagtagaagaagaaaaagtactaAACTAAGAAAGAGAAATGTATTGGCGAGACAGACACAtgttctgggtttgttttgaaATGTGGATTTTGCCATGGGATGTGAGGGGTTTGGGAACtgaacaattttaaacaagagGAG contains:
- the LOC115950266 gene encoding glycosyltransferase 6-like; this encodes MAKSTFQNKPRTCVCLANTFLFLSLVLFLLLLLWTLSSFYNPIPIIHSSFTKPKNEPKLEPDGVVVGSPNCAAHEPCDPLEKSFYDDPGLSYSIEKPMKNWDEKRTDWLKQHPSFATGARDRILVVTGSQPLPCENPIGDHLLLRLFKNKVDYCRIHGYDIFYNNAYLHPKMDTYWAKFPVVRAAMLAHPEVEWIWWIDSDAVFTDMEFKVPLDRYKDHNLVVYGWPNLVYEDKGNKSGKSLNAGVFMIRNCQWSMDLVNDWAEMGPNSPNYEKWGQIQLSTFKDKTNPHSDDQSALIYLLFKYKDKWGNKTYIESEYYFQGYWVEIVKTYEKITEGYKEVEILGPTLRRRHAEKLSEYYAKLREPYLEDAGYKPFVTHFTGCHQCNGNNNPMYVGDTCWVEMQRALNFADNQVLRNYGYVHPDLMNSSFVSPLPFDYPA